In a single window of the Biomphalaria glabrata chromosome 5, xgBioGlab47.1, whole genome shotgun sequence genome:
- the LOC106066060 gene encoding uncharacterized protein LOC106066060 — protein sequence MLRSDSLLPKKCYLQVPGMDNATEEAQGWPQDDAVSDKYTAAIELSNKCRDFYKSRVEAANIMKSKWRHSVSDSESASSSASTSPTSSTSSISQSQEDENVSRGHKSGVDAAMERLRAEMVSLIDQDLSLMKQLLTLNETIEELKWQRQYYSCSTSCTSLSNSKLLESNWSVSDTEMYEAEDDLMAVNHLTSGTAQTGMVTGPTWHSTRKTRKATKDLDNGSMDNAAPLLDIIVDVSVDNCGQHERVADSPEDISVCSESLDSLGHMKYMKNKYRSHLDPCTNEQSGQSIIHHDREQNSFDSGIHEDLVWTV from the exons ATGTTGAGAAGTGATTCTCTTCTTCCCAAAAAATGTTACCTTCAGGTCCCGGGCATGGACAACGCCACAGAGGAGGCTCAAGGATGGCCGCAGGACGACGCGGTCAGTGATAAGTACACTGCGGCTATAGAGCTGTCCAACAAGTGCCGGGACTTCTATAAGTCTAGGGTAGAGGCGGCCAACATTATGAAATCGAAATGGAGGCACAGCGTCTCCGACAGCGAGTCAGCGTCGTCTTCAGCTTCCACGTCGCCAACATCGTCCACATCGTCTATTAGCCAGTCACAAGAGGATGAGAATGTTAGCAGAGGCCACAAGTCAGGAGTTGATGCCGCAATGGAAAGGCTGAGAGCCGAGATG GTATCTCTGATTGACCAAGACTTGTCTCTGATGAAGCAACTGCTGACTCTTAACGAGACAATAGAAGAACTCAAGTGGCAGCGCCAGTACTACAGCTGTAGCACAAGCTGTACCTCTTTGTCCAACAGCAAACTCTTGGAAAGCAACTGGTCAGTTTCAGACACTGAGATGTATGAAGCCGAAGATGATCTTATGGCCGTCAATCATTTGACCAGCGGAACGGCACAGACGGGAATGGTGACAGGTCCCACCTGGCATAGTACGAGAAAAACCCGAAAGGCAACCAAAGACTTGGATAACGGCTCCATGGACAACGCCGCACCACTGCTTGACATCATTGTAGACGTATCCGTTGATAATTGTGGCCAACACGAACGTGTTGCTGATTCCCCTGAGGACATTTCTGTTTGCTCTGAGTCGCTCGACTCCCTGGGACACATGAAatacatgaaaaataaatacaggAGCCATCTTGACCCTTGCACGAACGAACAGAGCGGACAGAGCATCATTCACCATGACAGAGAACAGAACTCTTTTGATTCTGGGATACACGAAGACTTAGTCTGGACAGTCTGA